Proteins co-encoded in one Scomber scombrus chromosome 14, fScoSco1.1, whole genome shotgun sequence genomic window:
- the plekhb1 gene encoding pleckstrin homology domain-containing family B member 1, whose translation MALLRSGWLWRQTSVLKRWKLNWCDLWIDGSLCFYKTDSRRELEYRVSLKTTCIDVRSGLECGGVTPPESHPRENLVVVQLADGSTVNLCANSEDESIAWKLTLLETKRNPVFTYDPYDDSYQAIPINSYQTVYITPGAGPGTHQVVVQRDPFDSVAETVALGLLTGMAAGAAMRSFLWMPFFFC comes from the exons ATGGCGCTCCTGAGGTCAGGCTGGCTGTGGAGACAga CTTCTGTCCTAAAACGCTGGAAGTTAAACTGGTGTGACCTCTGGATAGATGGGAGTCTTTGCTTCTATAAGACCGACAGCAGACGAGAGTTGGAGTACCGCGTCAGCCTCAAGACCACATGCATAGATGTGCGGTCAGGCCTGGAATGTGGAG GTGTGACTCCACCAGAGAGTCATCCCAGGGAGAATCTCGTCGTGGTTCAGCTCGCAGACGGCTCAACAGTCAACTTGTGTGCCAACAGCGAGGATGAATCTAT AGCGTGGAAACTGACTCTTCTAGAGACCAAGAGAAACCCG GTGTTCACATATGACCCATATGATGACTCCTACCAGGCTATCCCCATTAACAGCTATCAGACTGTCTACATCACACCTGGAGCAGGACCAG GCACCCACCAGGTGGTTGTTCAGAGGGACCCGTTTGATTCAGTGGCGGAGACTGTTGCACTGGGATTACTGACAGGCATGGCGGCAGGGGCAGCCATGCGATCCTTCCTCTGGATGCCCTTCTTTTTCTGCTGA
- the LOC133994479 gene encoding lathosterol oxidase-like, giving the protein MDLVLNVADYYVLTPYVYPASWPEDGALRQIISLLVLTNLGAAILYLGLGAISYFFIFDHNLMKHPHFLENQVRREIKYAMTSLPWISIPTVALFFAEVRGYSKLYDRVDESPLGWPGLFLSMISFLFFTDMCIYWIHRFLHHKLIYKLFHKPHHIWKIPTPFASHAFHPVDGFMQGLPYHIYPFFFPLHKVLYLALYIFVNIWTISIHDGDYRVPSGLTEVINGSAHHTDHHLFFDYNYGQYFTLWDRLGGSYRHPSALMGKGPHDLIRKLQAEGKLGDDRVKGKGQVNGHAQRGVTCKEE; this is encoded by the exons ATGGATCTTGTGCTGAACGTAGCTGACTATTACGTCCTCACGCCATACGTGTACCCTGCGTCGTGGCCTGAGGACGGGGCTCTGCGGCAGATTATCAGCCTGCTTGTGTTGACAAACCTTGGGGCTGCAATCCTGTACCTGGGCCTGGGAGCCATCAGCTACTTCTTCATCTTCGACCACAATCTGATGAAACACCCTCACTTCTTAGAG AATCAGGTTCGGAGGGAGATCAAATATGCAATGACCTCGCTGCCCTGGATCAGCATCCCTACTGTGGCTTTGTTTTTCGCTGAAGTTAGAGGATACAGCAAACTGTACGACAGGGTCGATGAATCTCCCCTAG GTTGGCCGGGGCTCTTCCTGAGTATGATCTCCTTCCTGTTCTTCACTGACATGTGTATCTACTGGATTCATCGCTTCCTACATCATAAGCTTATTTATAAG CTGTTTCACAAACCACACCACATATGGAAGATCCCCACTCCCTTCGCCAGCCATGCCTTTCATCCAGTCGACGGTTTCATGCAGGGCCTCCCGTACCACATCTACCCCTTCTTCTTCCCCCTCCACAAGGTGCTTTACTTGGCCCTGTACATTTTCGTCAACATCTGGACCATTTCTATCCACGATGGCGACTACCGTGTCCCCAGTGGCCTGACGGAGGTCATCAATGGCTCAGCTCACCACACTGACCACCACCTCTTCTTCGACTACAACTACGGCCAATACTTTACTCTGTGGGACCGCCTGGGAGGTTCCTACAGGCACCCCTCCGCTCTGATGGGGAAAGGTCCTCACGATCTAATCCGGAAACTTCAAGCAGAGGGAAAGTTAGGAGATGACAGAGTGAAGGGTAAAGGGCAAGTGAATGGACATGCTCAGAGAGGAGTCACATGTAAAGAGGAGTAA
- the LOC133993799 gene encoding tubulin-specific chaperone cofactor E-like protein — MESSDEDEMHTFVQVISEKYNPENFPYGQGVVVLPSPPGSPVKVERLFLPSILVLNDCGIKKAGEKSDIAAFCAHVVELDLSYNQLNDWVEISTIVSNIPHLDFLNLSMNPLTGVELEPSMADVFSRVRRLVLNNTHVSWDTVHTLTRHTPELEELFLCLNDYNTVSDTETSCPSLRLLQITDNQLQEWAEVRKFGVMYPSLSTLVLANNSVACVSDTQETLQRLFPNLCSINLNNSGLSKWEDIQRLNFIPKLKEVKAKGIPLLQPYTTHERRSLLLAQLPSVVVLNGGAVSHGEREDAERFFIRYYQDCPEQELPERYHILVSKYGQLAPLAEVDLRPRSTMVDVRWGERVEAVSLRLEQTVGDLKKHLKTLLQLPTNGIRLFYINREMCSVLGPEELRCGCRALHSYRIRDGDEILVVPKVKSRCSSSGGSGGSVVFD, encoded by the exons ATGGAGTCCTCTGATGAAGACGAGATGCACACCTTCGTCCAAGTCATCAGTGAGAAGTACAACCCCGAGAATTTCCCCTATGGCCAAGGAGTGGTGGTCCTACCCAGCCCTCCTGGATCCCCAGTAAAAG TGGAGCGCCTCTTCTTGCCCAGCATCCTGGTCCTGAACGACTGCGGGATCAAAAAAGCTGGCGAAAAGTCGGACATCGCAGCTTTCTGTGCCCATGTGGTGGAGCTGGACCTTTCCTACAATCAACTTAACGACTGGGTGGAG ATCTCCACCATCGTTTCCAACATCCCCCACCTGGACTTCCTGAACCTGAGCATGAACCCTCTGACCGGCGTAGAGCTGGAGCCCAGCATGGCCGACGTTTTCTCTCGAGTGCGACGACTCGTCCTCAACAATACGCACGTCAGCTGGGACACCGTGCACACGCTCACACGACACACGCCGGA GCTGGAGGAGCTTTTCCTGTGCCTGAATGACTACAACACTGTGTCAGACACCGAGACGTCCTGCCCGTCGCTACGCCTGCTGCAGATCACAGACAACCAGCTGCAGGAATGGGCAGAAGTGAGGAAGTTTGGGGTGATGTATCCCAGTCTGAGCACACTGGTCCTGGCCAATAACAGCGTGGCCTGTGTGAGCGACACTCAGGAAACACTGCAGCGCCTCTTCCCCAACCTATGCAGCATCAACCTCAACAACTCAG GGCTTAGTAAGTGGGAGGACATTCAAAGGCTGAATTTTATCCCTAAGCTGAAGGAAGTCAAAGCGAAGGGGATTCCTTTATTGCAGCCTTACACCACCCACGAGAGACGTAGCCTCCTTTTAGCACA GCTGCCGTCTGTGGTGGTGCTGAATGGGGGCGCGGTGTctcatggagagagagaggatgctGAGAGGTTCTTCATCAGGTACTACCAGGACTGTCCAGAACAGGAGCTTCCTGAGAG GTATCACATCCTTGTATCCAAGTATGGTCAGCTGGCCCCGCTTGCAGAGGTGGACCTGCGACCCCGCTCCACCATGGTGGATGTTCGCTGGGGTGAGAGGGTTGAGGCGGTCAGCCTGCGTCTGGAGCAGACGGTGGGAGACCTGAAGAAACACCTCaaaactctgctgcagctgcccACCAACGGAATCAGGCTCTTTTACATCAACCGGGAGATGTGTTCAGTACTTGGACCTGAGGAGTTGAGGTGCGGCTGCCGGGCCCTCCACTCCTACAGAATTCGAGATGGGGATGAGATACTAGTGGTGCCCAAAGTCAAAAGCCGCTGCAGCTCCTCAGGGGGGTCAGGGGGCTCTGTGGTTTTTGATTGA